TATTTAGGCTAATTCAGAGATTAAAAACCGAAATATTCCGGTTTTATTTTGGAAACGCCGCGAATAATAGCTAACTTTGCCATATCAAAGCCACATATAATGATACAAGAGCTGAAAATAAAAAATTTCAAGTCCTTCCGTGACGAAGTTGAACTAAGTTTCGAGCCTTCGGGAGATGACCGTTACAACAGTGTTGTAACCATGCCTGACGGGGTGCAGTTACTCCGCTTTGCAGTTGTTCTCGGAGCCAATGCCAGCGGCAAATCTAATCTTTTGGATGCCGTTGAGTTCCTTCGTGAATTCTGGAATAATATCCCTGCCACAAATGATGATGGAACAAATGTCCAGCCATTCCTTATGCGGAAGTCGGCTTTGTCTTATGACACAGAGATTGAGATCAAATTGTATGTGGACGGCATACGTTACTGGTATCAGCTTACGGTGAATCCAGAAAAGGTATGTCGTGAGGCATTATTTGTCTATCTCACAAATCGCCCGACAAAGGTGTTTTGTCGAGAGGACGTACAGGGCGTATCAAAGCTGACATTCAATTCAACTGTCGCCAAGCTCTCTCCGGCAGAGGTGGATATTATGACAATGAACTGCCTGCGAAATATGTCGGTTCTTGCCGTATTGAAAAAAGTCAATATCGCCGTGCCTTATCTTGATAATATGCGCCGTTGGATTGACAGCCGGATGCTTCCTTTGCAGAGTGGTTCGCTTTCATCATTATCGCAGGGAGCAAAGAAGATGATTGCAGACAGCGAGGATTTCAGGGAATACCTGATGCAGTTCGCACAAGAAGCCGACTTCAACATATCCGACATCAAGATACAGAAAATGGCTGCATTATTCGGTCATACCGTGGAGGGAGTGACTGGAAGTGAGAGTTATGTTTTGCCCGAAAACTGCCAGAGTACAGGTACAAAGCGTATGGTTGAACTGGAGTCGCTTATATATACACAATTGAAGCGACAGGCTTTTCTGTGCATTGATGAGATTGAGGCAAGTATGCACCCCAATCTTATGGAATACATACTTGCCAAATTTATAAACACCCCGGACAATCAATCACAACTGCTTGTATCGACTCACTATGATCCAATCTTGAAAGATATTGATGATTTGTTTGGCAAGGATTCCGTATGGTTTACTGAAAAGTGTAAAGACGGCAATACCACACTGTTTTCTCTTGTTGATTTCAAAGGGCTTAACAAGCTGTCTTCAATTCATCGAGCCTATATGAACGGTCAGTTTGGCGCATTGCCGAATGTATTGTAGAAGATTAAGTTATGGCACGAAGAATACGAGAGCGCAAGCTAAAAAATCCGACAATCACCATCATCGGAGAAGGAGCAACCGAGCGATACTATTTCACGCATCTCAAAAGGCTGCGTGGATATAACTATGTCTGCAAACCGCGAAATTTTACTGAGCAAACGTTTGATGAAATGCGGAAGCAGATTGAACGTGTGCTTGCCGATAACGGAATTGCCGTATGCGTTTTTGACGCTGATGTTACCCGTACCCGACCGGCTGAAAAAGCAAAGTTTGAAGATCTGAAACGTAAGTATGCAGACAATCCTGCTGTCATATTATGTGACAGTATGCCGTCTATTGAGTTTTGGTTTCTCTTGCATTACCTGAACACAAATCGCTATTTCGCCACGTCTGACGATGTGATTAATGCCTTACACCGCTATATGCCCAATTTCAGCAAGCATCAATCATTCCTCTCCAAAGAATCATGGGTTTCGGAGTTGCTTGCAGACAATCGTCTTGATACAGCAATAGTCAATGCCAATACTATCGGTACGGAGGGAGAATCTTACAGTAGATTGCCTGATTTATTTGAGATTGTTGATATAAAGTAAATCTTATTGTGCTGTAATGGAAAACAAAGCAGAAATAGAAAAGTACATACATGACTTCATCTTAAATCGCCCTCATGTGTTTATTTTGGGCGCGGGTGCGACTATTGCGGCAATTCCGAATGGTGATAAAAACGGATTAAGATGTTCCGTTATGAATAATTTCCTTGAAGAATTGGATTTATTGGACATCTTGTCAGGTGTAAAATTAAACACTAAGAGTCGCAATTTGGAAGATATTTACTCTGAATTGGATACCATACCAGAATATACATCAATAAAATACGAGTTGGAGAATAGAATAATACAAAAATTCTCTCAATATGTATTGCCGGAACAACCTACTATCTATGACTATTTAATTTTGTCTTTAAGGTCAAAAGATTATATATTTACTTTTAATTGGGATGACCTGCTAATCCAAGCATATAACAGAGTTTGTCGTATTACTAATGATTTACCGCAATTAGTGTTCCTGCATGGAAATATAGGAGTTGGCATCTGTAATGAATGCCATGCTATACAGTCATATAGAAATATACGTTGCTATAAATGTGGTGCTACATCTCTGCATCTGCCTAAACTTTTGTTTCCAGTAAAAAAGAAAAATTACAATTCCGATCCATACATTAGCACCGCTTGGAATGGGCTACTGGAGATAATCAAAAATGCCAGTATATTGACTATTTTTGGTTATAGTGCACCCAAAACTGATATTGAAGCGATTGAGGCAATGAAAACCGCATTTTCCTCCACATTTAGACGTTATGACCAGATTGAAATTATTGATGTAAAGCCCGAATCAGAATTGCTTGACACATGGAGCGATTTTATCCAACCAACAAATTTCCATGTGTCAACATACACAACATTATTTGATAGCATTATTGGGGAGTTCCCAAGAAGAAGTGTTGAGGGTTATTATAAACGAAATTTTTGTGATTGGTGGGGACAATCAACTCTAACACTAAAAAAATGCGCAGATTTCAAGGGATTGAAAGAATTAATACGTCCTGTTATATATAATGAGATACAAGGGAATTATGATGTAATCTGAAGTTACATTCGATAAAGTAATGGAATATTAGAAGTTGCGATTAATAAAGGTGTACTCCAATGCCCCAAAGCATAAAATTCCTTTGGGGACACTTATTATGACGCAATAGCGCAAAACCCCATTTTACGACAATGTTGATATGCTCCTTGATTTCGGCAATAAATCCAATTTATTGCCGAAATTAAGTTACACAGACATATCTGATTACCAATAATTGTATATAACTTACGATTAAATTCTTCGTAGGTACAAATTTCTGCGATTATAACGGTGATTTATACAAAAAACAGAGTTTAGATCCTATTTTCCACTGCGGAAACGGATAGAGGCGTGGCGGCTCACGGTGTTGGCGTCGGTTGTGCCGTCAGATGGTGACGGTGATCCGGTGGGTCACTGACACCATCCGACCGTACCCCGACTATGGGAGGAGGCTACACACCGGTTTGCCTCAACGCCTTGTGAGGATGCGCCGGTGACGTCGCTTCCCTCACAAGACACCAATCGGCAAATCAGTGTGCCATACGCCTTCTCCTTATAATGAATCTGAGCCGTCACGCCACTATCCGTTTGTTCAAGCCCACGGGAGCAAGAAAGCGTATGACGCCGATCATTACGCCATGCTCCATGTACGGCAGCATACGCATACTTGCTCTTTCCGGGGCCATTGCTTTTATCTCAACGGTTTCCATTTTTCTTATGTCTGTCGTCCAGTGTCACCCTGCGGGGCTTTGCCGCCTCTATTTTTCATGCAGAGTATAATCTCCATTCAAAGTTTATTCGCTCGTAGTTGATTAACACGACGGTACGGGGTATTCTTTGGCATTCGCGCAAAAAAATCTCCACAGTTCCCGGTGGTCGGTAGTATTTTTTTGTGCAAGTGCCGAACACCCCTTTGCTCCCGTCGTGCCGCAGGGTCAACGAGCGAACAAACTTCAAACAGCGATTATACGCATTAAAAAAAATATCGCCTTATGACACTGAACGACAGACATATTAAAAATACGAGCTTCACACCTTCTCCAGCTCATACCGCATTAAAAAAGGCGGCTAAGGTGGTGGGGATAGCAGTCGGGGCGGTTGTCGGGATTATTCTTTGGGCGATACTCAGACCGATATTCCGAGGTGTGGGGTGGATAATCTCAATCCTCACCGCAATAGGGATTATCTACTTGGTAATGACACTCTAAATATTTACGACTATGGCAACCACAAGAGAAAACAAAGGCACACGAGCCTTTAACAAAACTATCAAGGCGTATCTTGAAGAACGAGCCGAGAATGACGCGCTGTTTGCAGTCAAGTTTGCAAATCCCTCGAAATCAGTCGAGGAGTGCGTGACCTACATACTAAACTCCGTGCAGAAAAGCGGTTGCAACGGGTTCGAGGACGATGAAATATTCGGAATGGCAACCCACTATTATGACGAGGAAGAAATTGAGGTCGGCAAACCAATCAACTGCCAAGTGGTGGTCAACCATACGGTAGAACTCACTGAGGAAGAAAAGGAACAGGCACGGCAGGACGCCATCGCAAAACTCCGTGACGAGGAAATGGCGAAAATGCGCAAGCCAATCCAGCCCAAGAAAACTACCGACAACAGAACCCAAGTTGAGCAACCAAGTCTATTCGACTTCTAAAAGATACGACTATGAAACCCAAGACAGCACTACAAAAGCAAGTGGCAAAGGCATCTGCCACCCTGCGCCCACTATCATACTCGCAGAAAGAATGGGCATACAACCATTGCTTTGAACACATCGCCTACCGCACCAAGAGCGGAACGATTACCTGCTCAGACTGCGGACACGTCTGGAAAAGCGGAAAGGGAACGCTTTGCGACACCATTGCAGGGTGCAAATGCCCCAACTGCGGAAAGGAACTGCAAGTGAAAGATACTCTCAAACGTAAGTACGGGCAGACATCATATTTCAGCGTGATTACTACCCACAACGGATTTCAGGTTATCCGAGTGGCGCAGATTAAGAGCGAAAGTCTAAAAGGCAAGCCTGCTAAATATTACTGCAACGAGGTCGTTCAACGCTGGATTTCTGCAAACGGCAAAGTTACCGATATGGCTTTATTGCGAGGATTTAATTTCTGCTACTGCGATGTTTGGTCTTTATTCAGCGATATGGAGATAAGACCTCACAACAGTCTTTATGACGATGTGTGCGTTTGGAGCAAGGTATATCCGAAAATGTCAGTTTTGCCACAACTCCGTCGCAACGGCTTCAAGGGCGATTTCTACGGAGTAACACCCGTCAGTCTTTTCAAAGGTCTGCTGTCCGACCCTAAGATAGAAACGCTGATGAAAGAGGGCAATATTGAGGAAATGAGATACTTTCTCTCAAATCCCGATACTGCCGATGAACTTTGGGCATCATACATCATCGCAAGACGCCACCACTACTGCATCAACAATCTCCGAATGTGGTGCGACTATCTGAAAATGCTGAAAAATCTCGGTCAAGACCTGCGCAATCCAAAAAACATCTGCCCCGATGATTTCATCAAGGCACACGATGAGGTAAACCGAAGGATAGACGCCAAGAGGGAAAAGGAACGTGCCGAATTGGAGCGTAGATATGAGCGGGAAAGGCGTGAGCGAGAACAGCAAAGACTATTGCGAGAGAAACAGAAAGAGCAGGATTTCATCAACCAAAAATCCAAATTCTTCGGGCTGGTAATATCCGACAACGAGATAACGGTCAAGGTGCTTGAAAGCATAGAGGAATACTATGAGGAAGGTAAAACGCAGAATATATGCGTATTCGGTTCAAGCTATTATACCAAAGCCAACTCCCTTATTCTCTCGGCGAGGATAGACGGCAGAATAATTGAAACGGTAGAGGTTGACCTCCACACCTTCCAAGTCGTTCAGTGTCACGGCAAGAATAACAAGGATACCGATTACCACGAAAGGATTGTCAACCTTGTCAATGCCAACGCCAAGAAAATCCGAGAGAGAATGATGACAGCCTAAATCTTCAACCCCAACCTGCGCCAGCAATGGCGCAGGTCACAATACCAACCGATTATGAAAGTGACATTTGAACACCCGACCATCATATTTGATGACAGGATAGCCGAAATCATCATAGAATTTGTAAACCATATTCTCTATGCCGACAGCGAGAAAACGCTACGGCAGATAGTAGTCGATTTTGCTGACAAGTACGACCTTGACCGATACTTCGTGTATGGCTACGGCAGTCACCACCTTTGGCTAAAACAAAGGAAGATAACCAACCCCGATATAACATTTGAATATCGGATACTGATTGTAGAATACTAAACCGCAAAACTATGGCAACAAAACTCACCGCCAACGGAGTAAGCACAACTACTATTCCCGGCACAGAACAATACGAGGTGTTTTACACCGGCTACCGCTCACGGCGAAAGAAACACTACCAATATGATTACCGCCACACCGATGGAGAATTATTCTCCTGCGTGGCAGGCACACTCAAAGAGTGCAGACAACGCCGTGATGAATGGCTTAACAAGAAAATCAAAAACTCAAAATAAAATCGTTATGGACAACCAAGTAGCAAAAATCATACTCCAACAAATCGGAGGGCGCAGGTTTGTGGCAATGACAGGAAGTCACGATTTCATAAATCTCGGCAACGGACTGAGAATGAGCCTTAGCCGTAACAAGACATCGGCTAACCGCCTTGAAATCATATACGATAGTGGCGCAGACCTCTACAATGTCAGATTTTATCGTCAGAGCATCAACCACAAGACGTTTGAGGTCAAGACAAAGGACATCAAGAAGATAGATGGAGTCTATTGCGATATGTTGGAGGACATCTTCACTGATGTGACGGGGTTATACACCCGATTTTAACCGAACATTTGCCAAGTCGTAATATAGAGAAGGTGGGCGACCTCGTGATGAAGTTGCTCACCTTGATTTTTCCAAAAATTTCGGCCGCCAAAAGGCGGCGTTTGTTCATATCGTAATTATTGCGTAATTTTGCTGAAAATATAAAGATGAATAGTAAAGGATATAAACGATTCACTGACAGATTGAGATATTTTCGTGAGGACAATGAGGTCGCGGAAATAATCGTAGCAAATAAGGAGCTCTTGAAAGGAGAGGCTTCAATTTTTGCTAACATTACCGATGTAAATCATCCGATTCTGTCAAAGCGACAAAATAATGCAAACAGTAGAAAATTAGTAGTTCAACATCTACGTAAGACCATATATGTTGCTTTTGTAAAAGACATGTATGAAGAGGTAACTGAATACATACGATATATCCTTAAAGAAGCGGCAATAAACGGTGCAGATCCAAATAGATTAGTTGGGGAACATAATGTTAATATGAAAGCTAATGAAATTTTGTCTAAATCCAACAAAAGAGAGATAATCTCAACTATAATGGAACAAATTTTTCAGCAGCTCGAAAATGAAAGAAGCACAATTACCCTTATTTCAAAAATAAAGAATAAATTAGGCTTAAATATTCCTCAAGCTTCAATTGACAATGATTCGGTAAAATTTTAGGTTGTTCATCCTAGGCTAAGCCGCTAACTGAGTCAACCGATGATTTATTTTCTGAATTATTTTTAGATGCGGAGATTTTCCGCAAGTCGAAATAATTGTTGAGGCGAGATAAGATTCAAACATAAGCCGTTTGAACTGCGCTACCGAAAGATCCGGATAATCCTTCCTTATGACCTCTTTGCAGACATTGAGGGCAGTGAAGGAAAGATTGAACGCAAAGTCAAGCCGCTCCCTGTCGCGGGTCTGCTGTGACTGAAGTCCGGTAAACTGCTTGGCATCGCGTATACCGAACTCAATCTGAAAGCGGGTGCGGTAGAAACCGATGATCTTTTCAGGCCTCATATTGGTGTCGGTAGAGAAGTAAAGAAGAGGCTCTGCGTTTTCAACCGGACAGACCACGATACGGATGTCGCGTTTCAATGCCCTCGAATGCACGACCGCCGTGTGACATCGGTTTTTGTTTCCTTTGGAATCCTCATATATGAATGAAGTGAACACGGACATGTCAAGGTTGGAGAAATCCACTTTCTCTCCATACTTTTTCTTTCTGCCGCGTCTTCGCGGGGCGGAGGAATCCGGTATGGCCAGATACCTCAGATATGAGTTGGCACGTAATCTCCCGACAAATCGAAATCCCATGCCAATCACTTCATTCACAAATTCATATTTGGAAAAGAAGGCATCGGCAACCAGAATATCCGTCAGTGAGAGCAGCTCTGTCGCCTTTGACCTGACAAGTGCCACATACCAGCCAAGCATTGACATTTGTTTCTCAGATTCAAGAGTCCTGAAGTTCGGTGACTGGACAGCACCGAGCATCACGCATGTATGTTTACTCAGACTTATTGCCCCGATCGCCATTATCTCCAGACCGCGTTTCACACGTTGTGCCACCCCTGACCAGAAACGGCCTATGCCATA
The sequence above is drawn from the Duncaniella freteri genome and encodes:
- a CDS encoding AAA family ATPase, with translation MIQELKIKNFKSFRDEVELSFEPSGDDRYNSVVTMPDGVQLLRFAVVLGANASGKSNLLDAVEFLREFWNNIPATNDDGTNVQPFLMRKSALSYDTEIEIKLYVDGIRYWYQLTVNPEKVCREALFVYLTNRPTKVFCREDVQGVSKLTFNSTVAKLSPAEVDIMTMNCLRNMSVLAVLKKVNIAVPYLDNMRRWIDSRMLPLQSGSLSSLSQGAKKMIADSEDFREYLMQFAQEADFNISDIKIQKMAALFGHTVEGVTGSESYVLPENCQSTGTKRMVELESLIYTQLKRQAFLCIDEIEASMHPNLMEYILAKFINTPDNQSQLLVSTHYDPILKDIDDLFGKDSVWFTEKCKDGNTTLFSLVDFKGLNKLSSIHRAYMNGQFGALPNVL
- a CDS encoding RloB family protein — protein: MARRIRERKLKNPTITIIGEGATERYYFTHLKRLRGYNYVCKPRNFTEQTFDEMRKQIERVLADNGIAVCVFDADVTRTRPAEKAKFEDLKRKYADNPAVILCDSMPSIEFWFLLHYLNTNRYFATSDDVINALHRYMPNFSKHQSFLSKESWVSELLADNRLDTAIVNANTIGTEGESYSRLPDLFEIVDIK
- a CDS encoding PcfK-like family protein, with the protein product MATTRENKGTRAFNKTIKAYLEERAENDALFAVKFANPSKSVEECVTYILNSVQKSGCNGFEDDEIFGMATHYYDEEEIEVGKPINCQVVVNHTVELTEEEKEQARQDAIAKLRDEEMAKMRKPIQPKKTTDNRTQVEQPSLFDF
- a CDS encoding PcfJ domain-containing protein, which translates into the protein MKPKTALQKQVAKASATLRPLSYSQKEWAYNHCFEHIAYRTKSGTITCSDCGHVWKSGKGTLCDTIAGCKCPNCGKELQVKDTLKRKYGQTSYFSVITTHNGFQVIRVAQIKSESLKGKPAKYYCNEVVQRWISANGKVTDMALLRGFNFCYCDVWSLFSDMEIRPHNSLYDDVCVWSKVYPKMSVLPQLRRNGFKGDFYGVTPVSLFKGLLSDPKIETLMKEGNIEEMRYFLSNPDTADELWASYIIARRHHYCINNLRMWCDYLKMLKNLGQDLRNPKNICPDDFIKAHDEVNRRIDAKREKERAELERRYERERREREQQRLLREKQKEQDFINQKSKFFGLVISDNEITVKVLESIEEYYEEGKTQNICVFGSSYYTKANSLILSARIDGRIIETVEVDLHTFQVVQCHGKNNKDTDYHERIVNLVNANAKKIRERMMTA
- a CDS encoding DUF3873 domain-containing protein; translated protein: MATKLTANGVSTTTIPGTEQYEVFYTGYRSRRKKHYQYDYRHTDGELFSCVAGTLKECRQRRDEWLNKKIKNSK
- a CDS encoding transposase; protein product: MNVLAILKDFTFRCKSVFENTTTKMSKRFLNWLILTIRTVALIPGKVNFTRLSRYGGRTAKTFASNFKTSVDWMKVNIGMAQDCFEPADDMAVAIDPSFISKSGRLTYGIGRFWSGVAQRVKRGLEIMAIGAISLSKHTCVMLGAVQSPNFRTLESEKQMSMLGWYVALVRSKATELLSLTDILVADAFFSKYEFVNEVIGMGFRFVGRLRANSYLRYLAIPDSSAPRRRGRKKKYGEKVDFSNLDMSVFTSFIYEDSKGNKNRCHTAVVHSRALKRDIRIVVCPVENAEPLLYFSTDTNMRPEKIIGFYRTRFQIEFGIRDAKQFTGLQSQQTRDRERLDFAFNLSFTALNVCKEVIRKDYPDLSVAQFKRLMFESYLASTIISTCGKSPHLKIIQKINHRLTQLAA